A window of Methanolobus sediminis contains these coding sequences:
- a CDS encoding winged helix-turn-helix transcriptional regulator, translated as MELELETRKRIFETIRSSPGIHLRELERSLGIAVGSLQYHLHYMQKKNIISAQKDEQFLRYFVRDKELSENDRLVMSFLRKKACRHILITLMENPDLNNKDISSAIGLSPSTVSWHLNKLVASGVVNKIINGRESNFEVINPEEITELIITYKSSFFDRMLDNFIEMWELDTVNHK; from the coding sequence ATGGAACTCGAGCTTGAAACCCGCAAAAGGATATTTGAAACCATCCGCAGTTCACCGGGAATTCATCTTCGTGAACTGGAAAGAAGTCTTGGTATAGCAGTTGGTAGCCTGCAGTATCATCTTCACTACATGCAAAAAAAGAATATCATTTCAGCACAAAAAGATGAACAATTCCTCCGCTATTTTGTAAGGGATAAAGAGTTGAGTGAAAACGACCGACTGGTCATGTCTTTCCTTCGGAAAAAAGCCTGCAGGCATATTCTTATTACTCTCATGGAAAATCCAGATCTGAATAATAAGGATATTTCTTCAGCCATTGGTCTATCTCCATCTACGGTTTCCTGGCATCTTAACAAACTTGTGGCATCAGGAGTTGTGAATAAAATTATAAATGGCAGGGAAAGTAATTTTGAGGTTATAAACCCTGAGGAAATTACAGAACTGATAATCACCTATAAAAGCAGTTTCTTTGACCGTATGCTCGATAATTTCATTGAGATGTGGGAACTTGACACCGTAAATCACAAGTAA
- a CDS encoding N-acetyltransferase, which translates to MKISIRNAEKEDIEGIMCVEHRSFHTNIAENSDTFLERIESFSDGFLVMVIDGEIAGYISSELWDYSENIETEKFVLGHNITETHRNDGKELYISSIAVLKKYRGKGYGNALFSELVSRIYRNYEISSIILMVSVNWIAARKIYEKNGFKEIQVIKYFFDDDEKSDAIIMRKQM; encoded by the coding sequence GTGAAAATTTCAATAAGGAATGCTGAAAAAGAAGATATTGAAGGGATAATGTGTGTTGAGCATAGGTCATTCCACACCAATATAGCTGAAAACAGCGACACTTTTCTGGAAAGAATAGAAAGCTTCTCAGACGGTTTTCTTGTCATGGTCATCGATGGAGAGATTGCAGGATATATTTCCTCGGAACTCTGGGATTATTCAGAGAACATAGAAACTGAAAAATTCGTTCTTGGACACAACATTACTGAAACTCACAGAAATGACGGGAAGGAACTTTACATATCATCCATCGCAGTTCTGAAAAAGTATCGCGGGAAAGGGTATGGTAATGCTCTTTTCTCAGAACTCGTTAGCAGGATCTACAGGAACTATGAAATATCAAGCATAATCCTCATGGTTTCTGTTAACTGGATAGCTGCAAGGAAAATCTATGAGAAGAATGGATTCAAGGAAATTCAGGTAATAAAATACTTTTTTGATGATGATGAGAAATCAGATGCGATCATCATGAGAAAACAAATGTGA